In the genome of Amia ocellicauda isolate fAmiCal2 chromosome 3, fAmiCal2.hap1, whole genome shotgun sequence, one region contains:
- the cysltr2b gene encoding cysteinyl leukotriene receptor 2: MPLQVLQGNQETLKDMDPNMTKGHNLSCNCSIDDFKCSVYPVTYLVIFAVGLLGNTVSLYIFARVCKKWTSVNLYMMNLLISDLMLVCSLPFRVSYYMMDVYWVFGDIMCRVISYIFYINMYCSIYFLMVLSIMRYLAIAHPYKYVKLQTGNSAKVVCFVVWFFVALASTPLLSAGSEVDRDKIKCLELGTTHVSTIIVMNYVVAFVGFVVPFLVISFCYFHVVRSLLKPRDTQKKRPCYKKSTALVIIVLCIFLVCFLPYHLVRTLFLEAERQAAQDCESCDYIILIRKAAVLTLCLAAGNSCLDPLLFFFIGENFRGWWREKTRTTELKELNSKEPQ, translated from the exons ATGCCATTGCAAGTTTTACAAGGAAATCAAGAAACACTAAAG GACATGGATCCGAATATGACCAAAGGACATAACCTCTCCTGTAATTGCTCCATAGACGACTTCAAATGCAGTGTGTACCCGGTCACTTACCTGGTGATCTTTGCTGTGGGCCTCCTGGGGAACACGGTTTCCTTGTACATCTTTGCCAGAGTGTGTAAGAAGTGGACATCAGTTAACTTGTACATGATGAACTTGCTGATCTCAGACCTGATGCTGGTCTGCTCCTTGCCCTTCCGGGTGTCTTACTACATGATGGATGTATACTGGGTGTTTGGAGACATCATGTGCCGTGTCATATCCTATATCTTTTACATCAACATGTACTGCAGCATCTACTTCCTGATGGTGCTCAGCATCATGCGCTACCTAGCCATAGCTCACCCATACAAGTATGTAAAGCTGCAGACCGGCAACAGCGCCAAGGTGGTCTGTTTCGTGGTCTGGTTCTTTGTGGCCCTGGCCTCCACTCCGCTCCTCAGTGCAGGCAGTGAAGTAGACAGAGACAAAATCAAATGCCTGGAGCTGGGGACCACTCATGTCAGCACCATAATCGTGATGAATTATGTGGTGGCTTTTGTGGGCTTTGTTGTGCCCTTTCTTGTCATCTCCTTCTGCTACTTCCATGTAGTGAGGAGCTTGCTGAAGCCCAGGGATACCCAGAAGAAGAGACCTTGCTACAAGAAGTCTACAGCCTTGGTGATCATTGTCCTCTGCATCTTCTTGGTTTGCTTTTTGCCCTACCACCTGGTCAGGACTTTGTTCCTGGAGGCCGAAAGGCAGGCCGCCCAAGACTGCGAGTCCTGTGATTACATCATCTTAATTCGGAAAGCCGCGGTACTGACTCTCTGCCTTGCAGCTGGCAACAGCTGCTTAGACCCTCTTTTGTTCTTCTTCATAGGGGAGAACTTCAGGGGCTGGTGGAGGGAGAAGACACGCACAACTGAACTGAAGGAACTGAACTCCAAAGAGCCACAGTGA